In a genomic window of Thermodesulfobacteriota bacterium:
- a CDS encoding deoxyribodipyrimidine photo-lyase — protein sequence MIYGRSLFWFKRDLRAVDNTGLSNAVRDSREIIPVYVLEDGILSKQPEGSKRVAFLADALLALDRKLRALGSYLMIVRGKAEEVIPALVKTHQIEAVYSNRAYGFSGVKRDLGVEHQCRLSGVAFKKFDDTFLVPPHELDQRKTFSSFFSLWQGKRKHPPLPGPERIESPALEIPPAEKELEPLGPGRIAGWPIDFPEKRLHDFDFAAYAETRECPWMDGTSRLSPYLRFGVVSIRRVYEAASGGSPATSAFVSELAWREFWYHVMHHFPETRGLEFQEKRRNIRWINTEVWYDAWREGRTGYPIVDAGMKQLEEEGWMHNRVRMIVASFLTKDLITDWRWGDRHFFDHLIDYDETVDIGNWQWSASCGADPKPFRIFNPLLQSQNFDPDCVYIKRYIPELTDVEPEKIHNPLTYKLPYQKPIVNHYEMRNLAHEVYSGSRVDDEYISQLKKDTGLP from the coding sequence ATGATTTACGGAAGGTCATTATTCTGGTTCAAGCGGGATCTTAGGGCCGTCGACAACACCGGCCTTTCGAACGCCGTCAGGGACAGCAGGGAAATAATACCGGTATACGTGCTGGAAGACGGGATTCTGTCGAAGCAGCCCGAGGGGAGCAAGCGCGTCGCATTCCTCGCAGACGCGCTCCTCGCGCTCGACCGCAAGCTGAGGGCGCTCGGCTCGTACCTTATGATAGTTCGCGGGAAGGCCGAGGAGGTCATACCCGCGCTCGTCAAAACGCATCAGATAGAGGCCGTGTATTCGAACAGGGCGTACGGATTCTCCGGGGTGAAAAGGGACCTCGGCGTCGAGCACCAGTGCAGGTTGAGCGGGGTCGCGTTCAAGAAGTTCGACGACACGTTCCTCGTCCCGCCGCACGAGCTCGACCAGAGGAAAACATTCAGCTCGTTCTTCAGCCTGTGGCAGGGGAAACGCAAGCACCCTCCCCTCCCCGGCCCCGAGCGCATCGAATCGCCGGCGCTCGAAATCCCGCCCGCCGAAAAAGAGCTCGAGCCGCTGGGCCCGGGCAGGATCGCCGGATGGCCGATAGACTTCCCCGAAAAGAGGCTCCACGATTTCGATTTCGCGGCCTACGCCGAGACGCGCGAGTGCCCGTGGATGGACGGCACGTCCAGGCTGTCGCCGTATCTCAGGTTCGGCGTCGTATCCATAAGGCGGGTTTACGAGGCGGCTTCGGGCGGGAGCCCGGCCACGTCGGCCTTCGTCTCCGAGCTCGCCTGGAGGGAGTTCTGGTATCACGTCATGCATCACTTCCCCGAAACGCGCGGCCTCGAATTCCAGGAGAAGCGCCGGAACATAAGATGGATAAACACAGAGGTCTGGTACGACGCGTGGCGCGAGGGCCGGACGGGCTACCCGATAGTGGACGCCGGGATGAAGCAGCTCGAAGAGGAAGGCTGGATGCACAACCGGGTGAGGATGATCGTCGCCTCGTTCCTGACGAAGGACCTCATCACCGACTGGCGCTGGGGCGACAGGCATTTCTTCGACCACCTTATCGATTACGACGAGACGGTGGACATAGGCAACTGGCAGTGGTCGGCGTCGTGCGGGGCCGACCCGAAGCCGTTCAGGATTTTCAACCCGCTGCTGCAGTCGCAGAACTTCGACCCGGACTGCGTATATATAAAGAGATACATCCCGGAGCTTACGGACGTCGAGCCCGAAAAGATACACAACCCTCTAACGTACAAGCTCCCGTACCAGAAGCCCATAGTCAACCACTACGAGATGCGGAACCTCGCGCACGAGGTGTACTCGGGCAGCCGCGTAGACGACGAGTACATTTCGCAGCTTAAGAAAGACACGGGCCTCCCGTGA